The following coding sequences are from one Syngnathus acus chromosome 14, fSynAcu1.2, whole genome shotgun sequence window:
- the LOC119133504 gene encoding peripheral-type benzodiazepine receptor-associated protein 1-like isoform X9 yields the protein MLCRDIMRKGGDNPLLLSSKKPYHGQTNYGPQLETAHAVLEVEDEEIRHLQEVTSRRAWRKSKIEAKSSARKTRLNLEQLLLMLSGKINSEQGVYKLHRQELELEKAIILCHLLETHQDFIHKRHIARQLTQDGGSFHVNQSRTSKIDPCLSKKNSKLDHPVQREASSDLCLDDTTSGAVDTCWSSALKIQHPPNTPCAHCNDQAPDYTQSTGANESPPSKCMDRNMENGADYRFLVRQNFELLRALDELKKTCSILREENCLLRKSSAPETEEKVRRLRRKNTELAVLAKRLEERARKLQEANLKMVSAPALIRPGSVEHYKRAFARQRARDLAQHADALLCKEKEIAALQQNFRELEAQLGTANGSPVPSVRVEFEKLLRESQREVLRLQRQLAVTSTTQHQNQNPDPGGPEKCETPAQMVDEEGKVVGETPPRVPLDESPSRCEKTPGEEEEESGLPVTPPHPGLSPTPPQEEKNSQKHLHYLESELTKKRKECENLEHEAKKRQKKCLDLESQLEDEQGKNEKLEEEAHLLRRKAQLLDQTRVDNDDLKEELSKVSAQHNSVLEENQRLCAKLENLEQVLKHMREVAERRQQLELEHEQALAILKFKQDEIKRLQRAQLFAKREHEGVVQMLEELVELVLRRELSKVRDLEEKCRSQSEQFGLLSRELEKFRLQASKSDLAGAALLNHPGLSVLTNGVGLSTDRDVAAALRSMGSTPHAAGLSRAERSPLTKHRELPTISVSKSANSSSKSETANLTPKSEGHLSPHKSSPTHEVDTASEVEELDVDLAPAPYAASRGASKLQVFIARYSYNPYDGPNDNPEMELPLTAGEYIYVYGGMDDDGFYEGELVDGRRGLVPSNFVEPVSDDDVMGTDPPETIELSHNSSLHSASHQHHLHASVRASDRSELSSVCGPASASSNSALAVSAPLTNGLDLDLEEVGADTVPYPRKLTLIKQLAKSIIISWDPPSVPAGWGNVWSYNVYVDQELRLNVPFGAQTKAVLERLDINLKAYRVSVQSLTEKGLSDQLRCSMLIGRDVCVAPTQLRVDRLTATSANLSWLPSNSNYVHIVFLNEEECELVKAGCYSLCLNNLLPSLRYSVKVEARPHRTPWELPVERRQRTSATINFSTLMAVSCPQSGNAGPPDAPLDVQLEHGPSPGIALISWLPVTIDCAGTSNGVRVTGYTIYADKKKVLEVSSPTAGSALLGPSQIQSLQAAQELTVRTMSAHGESCDSFPVNVPSKMAAIMAGSLASAPVAPPHACEPVGTTNLPPLLSLGKSAANASPVCPSPPNRDISSLTAEAAANSPQVPHSPASFVKAWADPTSAPEATSPVTSLVTPVQMTCPAWSAPQAPPVMAVAQTPEAPPPAATTSDQRRDADSPGTIRPFPSITDFIEDPCAKLEAPERVPTPPEAPITDLLNPSDTLILRPPSTSPLDSEVEEEQENKRLVSIEEFLRQDKDPAYTKGQQSFGTEPPNDYLADNSRSDLSDILEEEEEVYSDHLAEAPNRGYTITAGRVTKSEPSDSDEDVLERILKLPLQPYHDKQLFNIPEVTEEEDGPSRHHIQIQQRPGHLQPRGFLRQYHHHPQQHHFNVDPGSLTKEPLTKQVKPKTQHRVHYSDAADAVGYAEEKEVRGCEGPATRRGPVRCPAPNKDRVLLRGLGDRLRREAMLRSQKAATAAASNSGHDPTPPPRTYPVSKTVRTVKSPIGRRMEIDVDYGTDDNEEADATGEVVLEQMSSEWWIESAPVEHRGPSYRQGRKTLEPSQLTRLEAGPSWGPDSKSVALQSQQPKGSFDSAKKKGDPSQLRIFVALFPYEPATMSPNPDAAEEELPFREGQIITVYGDKDSDGFYRGESAGRSGYVPCNMVSEIQVEDEETRQQLLQQGFLSTPAPVEKIGTRTHAQLPRRPVPPAKPRRSKKVESATLWEESVDSSSQDARSQAAAAPAANSAPGSRRMVAIFDYDPRESSPNTDIEAELTFSAGDIIHVIGDMDEDGFFYGDLNGQRGLVPSNFLQALAEDAAAEHASAQPAPEHKKESQGSSSIDQQDPRPSTNHDTFIPQEEPPCPQPTEDSEPLAVSSTLEPDPASPPAPHPALADCSAAGKKKKGFFSKGKKLFKRFGSSKKE from the exons ATGCTGTGCCGTGACATAATGAGAAAAGGCGGCGATAACCCTCTGCTATTATCATCCAAGAAACCTTACCACGGCCAGACAAACTATGGACCGCAGCTAGAAACTGCACATGCTGTCTTGGAAGTGGAGGATGAAGAGATAAGGCACCTACAGGAGGTGACTTCCAGACGTGCATGGCGAAAAAGTAAGATTGAGGCCAAGAGCTCCGCACGCAAAACGCGATTGAATCtggagcagctgctgctgatgctgtCTGGGAAGATAAATAGTGAGCAGGGAGTCTATAAATTGCATAGGCAGGAATTGGAGCTGGAAAAAGCCATCATCCTCTGCCACCTGCTGGAAACCCACCAAGATTTTATACACAAAAGACACATTGCAAGACAATTAACCCAAGATGGTGGGAGCTTCCATGTAAATCAATCTAGGACCTCCAAAATTGACCCTTGTTTATCCAAGAAGAACAGCAAACTGGACCACCCGGTACAGCGGGAAGCAAGCAGTGACTTGTGTTTAGATGACACCACCAGTGGAGCAGTGGACACCTGTTGGAGCAGTGCTCTAAAAATTCAGCACCCTCCAAACACTCCTTGTGCACATTGCAACGACCAGGCCCCCGACTACACACAGTCAACTGGTGCAAATGAGTCCCCTCCCTCCAAATGCATGGACAGAAACATGGAG AATGGTGCAGACTACCGCTTTCTGGTACGTCAGAACTTTGAACTATTGCGAGCGTTGGACGAACTTAAGAAGACATGCAGCATACTGAGGGAGGAAAATTGCCTGTTG CGGAAGAGCAGTGCTCCAGAAACGGAGGAGAAGGTCCGACGCTTGAGGAGGAAGAACACGGAACTGGCAGTGCTTGCCAAAAGACTGGAGGAGAGGGCGCGCAAATTGCAGGAGGCTAACCTCAAAATG GTGAGCGCTCCAGCGCTGATAAGGCCCGGATCAGTGGAACATTACAAGAGGGCATTTGCACGACAGCGAGCACGTGACCTGGCCCAGCACGCCGACGCACTCTTGTGCAAGGAGAAGGAGATTGCCGCGCTGCAGCAGAACTTCAGGGAACTGGAAGCACAACTTGGCACTGCTAAC GGTTCTCCCGTCCCATCAGTCAGAGTGGAATTTGAGAAACTGCTCAGGGAGTCTCAGAGAGAAGTTCTCCGGCTTCAAAGGCAACTGGCCGTCACCTCAACCACCCAGCACCAAAACCAAAATCCCGATCCTGGTGGCCCAGAGAAGTGTGAGACACCTGCTCAGATGGTGGATGAGGAAGGgaag GTTGTAGGAGAGACCCCGCCGCGTGTGCCGTTAGATGAATCTCCATCTAGGTGTGAGAAGACTCccggagaggaggaggaggagtcggGGCTGCCAGTGACGCCCCCGCACCCGGGCCTCAGCCCGACTCCCCCCCAGGAGGAGAAAAATTCCCAGAAGCATCTTCACTATCTA GAGAGCGAGCTGacaaagaagagaaaagaatGTGAAAATCTTGAGCATGAAGCAAAGAAGCGGCAGAAGAAATGCCTGGATTTG GAGAGCCAGCTTGAGGATGAGCAGGGCAAAAATGAGAAGCTAGAGGAGGAGGCACATCTCCTCAGGAGGAAGGCGCAGCTGCTCGACCAG ACTCGAGTTGACAATGACGATTTGAAGGAAGAACTCTCCAAAGTGAGCGCTCAACACAATTCAGTTCTCGAGGAGAACCAGAGACTCTGTGCCAAACTGGAGAACCTAGAGCAGGTCCTAAAG CATATGCGAGAGGTCGCTGAGCGAAGGCAGCAGTTGGAATTGGAACATGAGCAGGCTCTGGCTATCCTTAAGTTCAAGCAGGATGAAATCAAACGCTTACAGCGA gctcAGTTATTTGCCAAGAGGGAGCATGAAGGAGTGGTCCAGATGTTGGAG GAGTTGGTTGAGCTGGTGTTGCGGAGGGAGCTG TCAAAGGTGCGAGATCTGGAGGAGAAGTGTCGCAGCCAGAGTGAACAGTTTGGCTTGTTGTCCCGAGAGTTGGAGAAGTTTCGACTGCAGGCCTCAAAGTCGGACCTGGCCGGCGCCGCCCTTCTCAACCACCCCGGCCTCTCTGTTCTGACAAATGGAGTGGGCCTTTctacagatcgag ATGTGGCTGCGGCACTTCGCAGCATGGGGAGCACCCCGCACGCCGCCGGGCTGTCCAGAGCGGAACGCTCGCCGCTCACCAAGCATCGAGAGCTTCCCACCATCAGTGTCAGCAAGTCGGCCAACTCCTCCAGCAAGTCTGAGACTGCAAACCTCACCCCGAAGTCTGAGGGCCACCTTAGTCCGCACAAATCGAGCCCAACACACGAG GTCGACACAGCCAGTGAGGTGGAGGAGCTGGATGTGGACCTGGCCCCTGCACCTTACGCTGCCAGCAGAGGCGCATCAAAGCTGCAGGTTTTTATTGCACGATACAG CTATAATCCTTACGATGGGCCCAATGACAACCCCGAAATGGAGCTACCACTCACTGCAGGAGAATACATCTATGTGTACGGAGGCATGGATGATGACGGCTTCTATGAAG GCGAGTTGGTAGACGGAAGGAGAGGGCTGGTCCCCTCCAATTTCGTGGAACCCGTGTCAGATGACGACGTCATGGGTACGGATCCGCCAGAGACTATTGAGCTAAGCCACAACAGCAGTTTGCACAGTGCCAGCCACCAGCATCACCTCCACGCAAGTGTCCGCGCCTCCGATAGAAGCGAGCTCTCTTCCGTCTGCGGCCCCGCCTCCGCCTCTTCCAATTCGGCCTTGGCTGTCTCAGCCCCCCTCACCAATGGCCTGGACTTGGATTTGGAGGAGGTGGGAGCGGACACTGTGCCTTACCCACGTAAGCTCACCCTCATCAAGCAGCTCGCCAAGAGCATCATCATCAGCTGGGACCCTCCGTCGGTGCCGGCCGGGTGGGGCAACGTGTGGAGTTACAACGTCTACGTGGACCAGGAGCTCCGGCTCAACGTGCCCTTCGGCGCCCAGACCAAGGCGGTGCTGGAGAGACTGGACATCAACCTCAAGGCTTACCGCGTGTCCGTGCAAAGCCTGACGGAAAAGGGACTTTCGGACCAGCTGCGCTGCAGCATGCTCATCGGCAGGGACGTTTGCGTGGCCCCGACGCAGCTGCGCGTGGACCGGCTCACGGCTACGTCCGCCAACCTGTCGTGGCTtcccagcaacagcaactACGTGCACATTGTGTTCTTGAATGAGGAGGAGTGCGAGCTGGTCAAGGCTGGCTGCTATTCGCTGTGCCTCAATAACCTCTTACCCAGCCTGCGGTACAGCGTCAAAGTGGAGGCGCGGCCGCACCGCACGCCTTGGGAGTTACCCGTGGAGCGACGTCAACGCACAAGTGCCACCATCAACTTCAGCACGCTAATGGCAG TTTCATGCCCGCAGTCTGGGAACGCAG GCCCCCCTGACGCTCCATTAGATGTACAGTTGGAGCACGGTCCTTCACCAGGTATCGCTCTCATCAGCTGGCTGCCCGTCACCATTGATTGTGCCGGGACCTCCAACGGAGTCCGTGTCACTGGATACACCATATATGCAGATAAGAAGAAg GTGCTGGAGGTGTCTTCTCCAACAGCCGGCAGCGCTCTGCTGGGACCCTCCCAGATCCAGTCCCTACAGGCAGCTCAGGAGCTCACTGTTCGCACCATGTCAGCACACGGGGAATCTTGTGACTCTTTCCCAGTCAACGTGCcgtccaaaatggccgccattaTGGCCGGTTCGCTCGCGAGCGCCCCGGTGGCGCCGCCCCACGCCTGCGAGCCCGTCGGAACCACAAACCTGCCCCCGTTATTGTCTTTGGGAAAGTCCGCTGCCAATGCCTCCCCAGTCTGCCCGTCACCTCCGAACAGAGACATTTCTAGCCTCACAGCGGAGGCCGCTGCCAACTCTCCCCAAGTCCCACACTCACCAGCCTCATTTGTAAAGGCCTGGGCCGACCCCACGTCCGCACCCGAGGCCACGTCGCCCGTTACGTCGCTCGTCACCCCAGTG CAGATGACGTGCCCTGCTTGGTCGGCTCCCCAAGCGCCTCCTGTAATGGCGGTCGCACAAACACCAGAGGCGCCACCGCCGGCGGCGACCACGTCGGATCAACGCAGAGATGCCGATAGCCCCGGAACGATACGTCCCTTCCCATCCATTACAGATTTCATCGAAGATCCCTGTGCCAAACTGGAAGCGCCGGAGCGCGTCCCCACACCGCCCGAAGCCCCAATCACAGACCTCCTTAACCCTTCGGACACTTTAATCCTTCGACCCCCGAGTACTTCACCGCTGGACTCTGAGGTTGAGGAGGAACAAGAGAACAAACGCTTAGTGTCAATTGAGGAGTTTTTGAGACAAGACAAGGACCCAGCGTACACAAAGGGACAACAG AGCTTTGGCACAGAGCCACCCAATGACTACCTGGCTGACAATAGCCGCTCAGACCTGTCTGACATCctagaagaggaagaagaagttTACTCCGACCACCTGGCGGAAGCGCCCAACAGGGGATACACAATTACAGCTGGCAGA GTAACCAAATCGGAGCCTTCAGACAGTGATGAAGATGTTCTTGAGAGGATCCTTAAGTTGCCCCTTCAGCCGTACCACGACAAGCAGCTGTTTAATATTCCCGAGGTGACAGAGGAAGAAGACGGCCCTTCACGTCATCACATACAGATTCAACAGAGGCCCGGCCACCTTCAACCCAGAGGCTTCCTTCGTCAGTATCACCACCATCCACAGCAGCACCACTTCAACGTGGATCCCGGATCCCTCACTAAAGAGCCTTTAACGAAGCAAGTCAAACCCAAGACGCAGCACAGAGTTCACTATTCGGATGCAGCCGACGCTGTCGGTTATGCCGAAGAAAAAGAAGTGCGTGGATGTGAAGGTCCGGCCACCAGGCGAGGTCCCGTCCGCTGTCCTGCCCCCAACAAAGACAGAGTACTACTTCGAGGGTTAGGGGACCGCCTTAGGAGGGAGGCCATGCTCCGGAGTCAGAAGGCTGCAACGGCGGCAGCGTCTAACTCGGGCCATGACCCTACCCCGCCGCCAAGAACCTACCCAGTAAGCAAAACAGTACGCACCGTCAAATCACCAATTGGGCGTCGGATGGAGATTGACGTGGACTATGGGACGGATGACAATGAGGAAGCAGATGCCACAGGGGAAGTGGTGCTAGAACAGATGAGCTCAGAGTGGTGGATCGAAAGCGCTCCAGTGGAGCACAGAGGACCTTCCTACCGCCAAGGAAGAAAGACCTTG GAGCCCAGTCAACTAACAAGATTGGAGGCGGGTCCATCATGGGGGCCGGACTCCAAATCAGTGGCTTTGCAAAGCCAGCAGCCGAAAG GTTCTTTTGACTCAGCCAAGAAAAAAGGAGATCCCAGCCAATTGCGCATCTTTGTGGCCCTCTTCCCTTATGAGCCTGCCACCATGTCACCTAACCCGGACGCCGCTGAGGAAGAGCTGCCTTTTCGAGAAGGACAGATTATCACA GTTTACGGTGATAAAGATTCAGACGGGTTCTACCGAGGAGAGTCCGCTGGTCGTTCGGGCTACGTGCCTTGCAACATGGTGTCCGAGATCCAGGTGGAGGATGAAGAAACCCGGCAGCAGCTTCTGCAGCAGGGCTTCTTATCAACCCCAGCGCCCGTAGAGAAGATAG GCActcgcacacatgcacagctccCACGTCGCCCTGTTCCACCGGCCAAACCGAGACGATCCAAGAAAG